A genomic segment from Halomonas sp. GD1P12 encodes:
- a CDS encoding DEAD/DEAH box helicase, translating into MTSTSVASPSFGDLALLPAVLSAVEAQGYQTPSPIQAQTIPALLEGRDMLGQAQTGTGKTAAFALPLLSRIDLDRRAPQVLVMAPTRELAQQVAVSFTKYGQNLKGLEVATLCGGQEYREQLGALKRGAQVVVGTPGRIIDHLDRASLKLDGLSALVLDEADEMLRMGFIDDVKRVVADTPQNAQRVFFSATLPTEIERIVNRYLVDPVKVAIESRTTTGENIEQRIVRVDGGAKLEALSRILEVEPVDAAIVFVRTRAACTTLVEQLTARGINAAGLSGDLDQSLRERTITRLKRGKVDVLIATDVAARGLDVPRITHVVNYDLPQDAEAYTHRIGRTGRAGRSGIAITFAGFREGRKVGWMEQATGQKMTEMPLPDESAIRAHRDEVFHQRVVAALTAGAEEQRTLVERLVSEGHDPIELACAFAAMARADEAPIGRLQAPRKERERPAREGGRDGAKPRRERSSTPSEGMTRYRVSVGHKDGVKPGQLVGALANEGGIEGARIGRIDIRNAFSVVELPSNLPSTILAKMARARVAGRPLEISEDSAPERAPRRRRDEGGDAPVRRRERA; encoded by the coding sequence ATGACCTCGACTTCTGTCGCCTCGCCGAGCTTCGGCGATCTGGCCTTGTTGCCTGCCGTTCTCTCTGCTGTTGAAGCACAGGGTTACCAAACCCCCTCGCCGATCCAGGCGCAAACCATTCCTGCGCTGCTGGAAGGCCGTGACATGTTGGGCCAGGCCCAAACCGGTACCGGTAAAACCGCGGCGTTTGCACTACCGCTTTTGTCACGTATCGATCTTGACCGCCGCGCGCCTCAGGTGCTGGTCATGGCGCCGACCCGCGAGCTCGCTCAGCAGGTCGCGGTCTCGTTCACCAAGTATGGTCAAAACCTCAAGGGCCTGGAAGTCGCCACGCTGTGCGGCGGTCAGGAGTACCGCGAGCAGCTGGGCGCGCTCAAGCGCGGCGCTCAGGTCGTGGTCGGCACACCGGGTCGTATCATCGACCACCTGGACCGTGCCAGCCTGAAGCTTGACGGCCTGTCGGCACTGGTGCTCGACGAAGCTGACGAAATGCTGCGCATGGGCTTTATCGACGACGTCAAACGCGTGGTCGCCGATACCCCGCAAAACGCGCAGCGCGTGTTCTTCTCCGCGACCCTGCCGACAGAAATCGAGCGCATCGTTAACCGCTACCTGGTCGATCCGGTCAAGGTCGCCATCGAGTCCAGGACCACCACCGGCGAAAACATCGAGCAGCGCATCGTGCGCGTCGATGGCGGCGCCAAGCTCGAGGCGCTGTCACGTATTCTCGAGGTTGAGCCCGTCGATGCGGCGATCGTGTTCGTACGTACCCGTGCGGCGTGTACCACGCTGGTCGAGCAGCTCACCGCGCGCGGCATCAACGCCGCTGGCCTCTCCGGTGATCTGGACCAGAGCCTGCGCGAGCGTACCATCACGCGCTTGAAGCGTGGCAAGGTCGACGTGCTGATCGCCACCGACGTGGCGGCGCGCGGCCTCGACGTTCCGCGCATCACCCACGTGGTCAACTACGATCTGCCCCAGGACGCGGAAGCCTACACCCACCGTATCGGTCGTACCGGCCGTGCCGGTCGTAGCGGTATCGCGATCACGTTCGCCGGTTTCCGCGAAGGCCGTAAGGTCGGCTGGATGGAGCAGGCCACCGGTCAGAAAATGACCGAGATGCCGCTGCCCGACGAAAGCGCCATTCGCGCGCACCGCGACGAAGTGTTCCATCAGCGCGTCGTCGCTGCCCTGACCGCCGGCGCCGAAGAGCAGCGCACGCTGGTCGAGCGTCTGGTCAGCGAAGGGCACGACCCGATCGAGCTTGCCTGCGCCTTTGCCGCCATGGCCCGCGCCGACGAAGCGCCGATCGGTCGCCTGCAGGCACCGCGCAAGGAGCGCGAGCGTCCGGCTCGTGAAGGCGGCCGTGACGGTGCCAAGCCGCGCCGCGAGCGCTCCAGCACGCCGAGTGAAGGCATGACCCGCTACCGTGTCTCCGTCGGCCACAAGGACGGTGTCAAGCCGGGTCAACTGGTCGGTGCGTTGGCGAACGAAGGCGGTATCGAAGGTGCGCGTATCGGTCGTATCGATATTCGCAACGCCTTCTCGGTGGTCGAGCTTCCGAGCAACCTGCCCTCCACGATTCTGGCCAAGATGGCCCGCGCTCGCGTCGCCGGTCGTCCGCTGGAAATCAGCGAAGACAGCGCGCCGGAACGCGCACCGCGCCGTCGTCGTGACGAAGGCGGCGATGCGCCGGTTCGTCGCCGCGAACGCGCCTGA
- a CDS encoding patatin-like phospholipase family protein, which translates to MANAKTLDLALQGGGAHGGYTWGVIDRLLEDDRIEIEGISGTSAGAMNGVVMADALTRGNKETARQALRDFWQAVSRAGMASPIRRSPLDILTGNWSLDQSPGYVAMDLMSRLVSPYQLNPLNLNPLRTIVDEHIDFDRVRRCDQLKLFVAATNVRTGKQRVFRREEMTLDAVMASACLPFVFQAVEIDGEAYWDGGYMGNPALFPLMEECGARDIMLVQINPISRDTLPTTASAIMNRLNEITFNAALIKEIRMIALLKHALDEQGIENCYQQALFHRISGEQALEDLSVSSKMNAEWPFLCHLFELGRAAADRWLDENFDALGERSTLDIDTVYMNE; encoded by the coding sequence ATGGCGAACGCGAAAACGCTGGATCTGGCGCTACAGGGCGGCGGTGCTCACGGCGGCTACACCTGGGGGGTGATCGACCGCCTGCTGGAAGACGACCGCATCGAGATCGAAGGCATTAGCGGTACCAGCGCCGGCGCCATGAACGGTGTGGTCATGGCCGATGCGCTGACGAGAGGCAACAAGGAGACCGCCCGCCAGGCGCTGCGCGATTTTTGGCAGGCGGTCAGCCGCGCCGGCATGGCAAGCCCAATCCGCCGCTCGCCGCTGGATATCCTCACCGGCAACTGGAGTCTCGATCAGTCGCCAGGCTATGTCGCCATGGATTTGATGAGCCGGCTCGTCTCGCCCTACCAGCTCAATCCGCTGAACCTCAATCCGCTGCGCACGATCGTTGACGAGCATATCGATTTCGATCGGGTGCGACGCTGCGACCAGCTCAAGCTGTTTGTGGCCGCTACCAACGTGCGTACCGGCAAGCAGCGCGTCTTTCGCCGCGAGGAGATGACGCTGGACGCGGTCATGGCCTCGGCCTGTTTGCCCTTTGTGTTCCAGGCCGTGGAAATCGACGGCGAGGCTTACTGGGACGGCGGCTACATGGGAAACCCCGCGCTGTTTCCGCTGATGGAAGAGTGCGGCGCTCGCGACATCATGCTGGTGCAGATCAACCCGATCAGCCGTGACACTCTGCCGACCACCGCCTCGGCGATCATGAACCGCCTGAACGAGATCACCTTCAATGCCGCGCTGATCAAGGAGATCCGCATGATCGCCCTGCTCAAGCACGCTCTCGACGAGCAAGGCATCGAAAACTGCTACCAGCAGGCGCTGTTTCACCGCATCAGCGGCGAGCAGGCGCTCGAGGATCTGTCGGTGTCGAGCAAGATGAACGCCGAGTGGCCGTTCTTGTGTCACCTATTCGAGCTGGGTCGCGCCGCCGCCGACCGCTGGCTCGATGAGAACTTCGACGCCCTCGGCGAGCGCTCCACGCTCGATATCGATACCGTCTACATGAACGAATAG
- a CDS encoding CsbD family protein — translation MNWDQIEGKWTEVKGKARSSWGELTDDELDQVAGKKDQLVGKLQQKYGLEREEAERRADDWADSL, via the coding sequence ATGAACTGGGATCAGATCGAAGGTAAATGGACCGAAGTCAAAGGTAAGGCGCGCTCCAGCTGGGGCGAACTCACTGATGATGAGCTGGATCAGGTCGCCGGCAAGAAGGATCAGCTGGTAGGTAAACTGCAACAAAAGTACGGCCTGGAGCGTGAAGAGGCCGAAAGACGTGCCGACGATTGGGCCGATTCGCTTTAA
- a CDS encoding PRC-barrel domain-containing protein, with translation MKKSLLLTAMSAALLAGTTLSVQASQEPQGVYSADDILDADVYFANGSGEEIGDVDDILFDDDMRITALVIESGAVLGLGGREIVVDTDYFTLETSTEGDGETEHRIMLNATPKEVEEFPAYDRDWWEQTQANARDAWQTTRDGAQSAWQSTREAFDNDDEPQPQQ, from the coding sequence ATGAAGAAATCACTGCTATTGACTGCCATGAGTGCAGCCTTACTGGCTGGCACCACGCTGAGCGTTCAGGCGTCTCAAGAGCCTCAGGGCGTTTACTCCGCAGACGACATTCTGGATGCCGACGTCTACTTCGCTAACGGTTCCGGTGAAGAGATTGGCGATGTTGACGACATTCTGTTCGACGATGATATGCGCATCACTGCATTGGTAATAGAGAGTGGCGCGGTACTCGGCCTTGGCGGTCGCGAAATCGTGGTCGACACCGACTATTTCACGCTCGAAACCAGCACCGAAGGCGATGGTGAAACCGAGCATCGCATCATGCTGAATGCGACGCCGAAAGAAGTCGAAGAATTCCCGGCGTATGACCGCGACTGGTGGGAACAAACCCAGGCCAACGCGCGCGATGCGTGGCAGACCACTCGCGACGGCGCCCAAAGCGCGTGGCAGTCCACGCGTGAAGCGTTCGACAACGATGACGAGCCGCAACCCCAGCAGTAA
- a CDS encoding LysR family transcriptional regulator gives MSRVTLAQWHMLAAVVDHGGFARAAEAIHKSPSTLNHAVHKLEEQLGVQVLEPVGRQVRLTEAGELLLRRARQLIESAASIEDIALRLAEGLETEVAVAIDQVFPADAQAKALERFSEAYPQVRVQLFESVLNGGVEMLFDGSADLVISGMEVPGFLGEPLVNVRFIAVAHPSHPLHGLERSLDLRDLAQYRQLVVRDSATRESVDAGWLKAEQRWTVSHLNTSLDMIKRGLGFAWMPITRIAAELERGELKALPLSAGGTREAPFQLIFKDRDRAGPATHAMAQVLKEAVGERCPRDSIFSNGKG, from the coding sequence ATGTCTCGGGTAACCCTTGCACAGTGGCACATGCTCGCTGCGGTTGTGGATCATGGCGGTTTTGCACGCGCCGCTGAAGCCATTCATAAAAGTCCTTCCACGCTCAATCACGCGGTGCATAAACTCGAAGAGCAGCTGGGCGTACAGGTGCTGGAACCGGTCGGGCGGCAGGTGCGTCTGACCGAGGCCGGCGAGCTTCTGCTGCGCCGGGCGCGCCAGCTGATCGAAAGCGCCGCCTCCATCGAGGACATAGCCCTGCGCCTGGCCGAAGGGCTCGAGACCGAAGTGGCCGTCGCCATCGATCAAGTATTTCCGGCAGACGCCCAGGCCAAGGCGCTGGAGCGCTTTTCCGAAGCTTATCCGCAGGTGCGGGTTCAGCTTTTTGAGAGCGTGCTCAATGGCGGTGTTGAGATGCTGTTCGACGGCAGTGCCGATTTAGTGATTTCCGGGATGGAGGTGCCAGGCTTTCTGGGCGAGCCGCTGGTCAACGTGCGCTTTATCGCAGTGGCGCACCCGTCGCACCCGCTTCACGGACTGGAGCGCTCGCTCGACCTGCGTGATTTGGCACAGTACCGCCAACTTGTAGTGCGCGACTCGGCGACACGAGAGTCCGTCGATGCCGGCTGGCTCAAGGCCGAGCAGCGCTGGACGGTGAGCCATCTCAATACGTCGCTCGACATGATCAAGCGTGGGCTCGGTTTCGCGTGGATGCCGATCACCCGTATCGCCGCCGAGCTCGAGCGCGGCGAGCTCAAGGCCTTACCGCTTTCCGCCGGCGGCACGCGCGAAGCGCCGTTTCAGCTGATCTTCAAGGATCGGGACCGGGCGGGCCCTGCCACTCACGCCATGGCGCAGGTGCTGAAAGAGGCGGTCGGCGAGCGTTGCCCGCGAGATTCTATTTTCTCGAACGGTAAAGGGTAA
- a CDS encoding peptidoglycan DD-metalloendopeptidase family protein, producing MLRILHSLPRTHKLLLLPVATMVTVLGTQKLLTTYQDLNSPRTSLESVLVPLSSDAVATVPSLHQERRPVAEAIDRASRAIDATREQIPLKDLAPREIVDLDVIATAEASMASEIDARPQLDDGAIHMAVVFGTLTSGMLNIDDPSAYGPVEIADASSADIVDDATSYEDYGIELFDDISFLDLELAAEEPYVPEWQTHIVESGETFAVVAQNELGLGYSEVAALLDDMPDPQILTNWRAGNSFDYKVDEDGRLLSLRMMKDIRDGVLLERDDNAFASTVIERQGEPVQRLFAGSVSGSFARSAQATGLSSGSVTELTHLLEQKLDFRRDSRRGDRFSVLVESDMIDGETLDSRVLAVQYDGERMDLTMVRNAGDDKFYTPDGSGLEPGFARYPFDGSYRLSSNFNPQRRHPVTGRISPHNGTDFAMPIGTSVVAPADGRVERVANHAAAGRYVVIRHDNGYRTRYLHLSKPLVSVGERVTMGERIALSGNTGRSTGPHLHYEVIVNNSPVNAMTVDLPESSGLSGDTLIAFQNQAEPMLAALESGETGTVSVANYQRGE from the coding sequence ATGTTGCGAATCCTCCATTCGCTGCCTCGCACGCATAAGTTATTACTTTTACCCGTGGCCACGATGGTCACAGTGCTGGGCACACAGAAGCTGCTAACAACGTATCAAGACCTGAATTCCCCACGTACTTCGCTTGAAAGCGTGCTGGTTCCGCTTTCAAGCGACGCCGTTGCAACGGTCCCCTCCCTGCACCAGGAGCGGCGCCCGGTTGCCGAAGCGATCGACCGCGCCTCTCGCGCCATCGACGCCACTCGCGAACAAATTCCGCTCAAGGACCTCGCGCCTCGTGAAATCGTGGATCTCGACGTCATTGCGACCGCGGAAGCCTCCATGGCCAGCGAAATCGACGCCCGACCCCAGCTTGACGATGGCGCCATTCACATGGCGGTCGTGTTCGGCACGCTGACCAGTGGCATGCTCAATATCGACGACCCGAGCGCCTACGGCCCGGTCGAGATTGCCGATGCCTCTTCCGCCGACATCGTCGATGATGCTACCTCTTACGAGGACTACGGTATCGAGCTGTTCGACGACATCTCGTTTCTCGACCTCGAACTCGCCGCCGAAGAGCCTTACGTTCCCGAGTGGCAAACCCACATCGTCGAGTCCGGGGAAACCTTCGCGGTGGTGGCGCAAAACGAGCTGGGGCTGGGCTACAGCGAAGTCGCCGCGCTCCTGGACGACATGCCGGACCCGCAGATTTTGACCAACTGGCGCGCGGGTAACAGTTTCGACTACAAGGTCGACGAAGATGGCCGCCTGCTTTCGCTTCGCATGATGAAGGATATCCGCGACGGCGTGCTGCTCGAGCGTGACGACAACGCCTTCGCCTCGACCGTGATCGAGCGTCAGGGCGAGCCGGTACAGCGCCTGTTCGCCGGCAGCGTTAGCGGAAGCTTCGCACGCTCCGCTCAGGCAACCGGCCTTTCGAGCGGCTCGGTGACCGAACTGACCCACCTGCTCGAGCAGAAGCTCGATTTTCGTCGTGACAGCCGCCGCGGCGACCGCTTCAGTGTGCTAGTCGAGTCCGACATGATCGACGGCGAAACGCTGGACTCACGCGTGCTGGCGGTTCAGTACGACGGCGAGCGCATGGATCTGACCATGGTTCGCAACGCCGGCGACGACAAGTTCTACACGCCGGACGGGAGTGGATTGGAGCCTGGCTTCGCGCGCTACCCCTTCGATGGCAGCTACCGGCTCTCCTCCAACTTCAACCCGCAGCGTCGTCACCCGGTGACTGGCCGGATCAGCCCGCACAACGGGACCGACTTTGCCATGCCCATCGGCACCTCGGTCGTCGCGCCGGCGGATGGTCGCGTCGAGCGGGTCGCCAACCACGCCGCCGCGGGCCGCTACGTAGTCATTCGCCACGACAACGGCTACCGCACGCGCTACCTGCACCTCTCAAAGCCCCTGGTCAGCGTCGGCGAGCGCGTCACCATGGGCGAGCGCATCGCGCTTTCCGGCAACACCGGTCGTAGTACCGGTCCGCACCTTCATTACGAAGTCATCGTGAACAACTCGCCGGTCAATGCCATGACCGTGGACCTGCCGGAATCGTCGGGTCTGTCCGGCGATACGCTGATCGCTTTCCAGAATCAGGCCGAGCCCATGCTGGCCGCGCTTGAAAGCGGCGAAACCGGTACCGTTAGCGTCGCCAACTACCAGCGCGGCGAATAA
- a CDS encoding MFS transporter, translated as MDIRNKANRIRLFSFSTPQMRAFHFSWFAFHICFFGWFGIAPLMAVVRDDLSLTQTQIGNTIIASVAITVIVRLLIGVLCDRLGPRKTYTGLLLVGSLPVMGIGLADSFETFLLARLAIGAIGASFVITQYHTTMMFAPNVVGTANATSAGWGNLGGGTTQILMPLIFSGLLMLGVSETLGWRLAMVVPGVVLFFTGIGYWFFTQDAPNGSFAELRARGELPEASGEYGAMSSFLSAAKDIRVWALFVVYGLCFGVELTINNIAAIYFFDHFELTLATAGLIAGLFGLMNIFARTLGGVFSDLFAKHGGLKGRVRWLFIALVCEGIALIAFSQMHVLSLAIGIMLVFSLFVQMAEGATFGVVPFINKKALGAVAGIVGAGGNVGAVLAAFLFRSESLTYQQGLFYLGLCVLMLAGSVLVVRFSDATEAEEARAYQDALGEQTGAGALSLR; from the coding sequence ATGGATATTCGCAACAAGGCTAATCGGATTCGCCTGTTCAGCTTTTCGACGCCGCAGATGCGCGCTTTTCACTTCTCCTGGTTTGCCTTTCACATCTGTTTTTTTGGCTGGTTCGGCATCGCCCCGCTCATGGCGGTGGTGCGCGACGATCTGTCGCTCACGCAAACCCAAATCGGCAACACCATCATCGCCTCGGTGGCGATCACCGTTATCGTACGGCTCTTGATCGGTGTGCTGTGCGACCGGCTGGGGCCGCGCAAGACCTACACCGGGCTGCTGCTGGTGGGCTCGCTGCCGGTCATGGGTATTGGCCTGGCCGACAGTTTCGAAACCTTTTTGCTGGCCCGGCTGGCGATCGGCGCGATCGGTGCCTCGTTCGTCATTACCCAGTACCACACCACCATGATGTTCGCCCCCAACGTGGTCGGCACGGCCAACGCCACCAGCGCTGGCTGGGGTAACCTGGGCGGCGGCACGACGCAGATTCTGATGCCGCTGATCTTCTCGGGGCTTTTGATGCTGGGTGTCAGCGAGACGCTCGGCTGGCGCCTGGCCATGGTGGTGCCCGGCGTGGTGCTCTTCTTTACCGGTATCGGCTACTGGTTCTTCACTCAGGATGCGCCGAACGGCAGCTTCGCCGAGCTGAGAGCCCGCGGCGAACTACCAGAAGCCTCCGGCGAGTACGGCGCAATGAGCAGCTTTTTGTCCGCGGCGAAGGATATCCGCGTGTGGGCGCTGTTCGTGGTGTACGGGCTCTGCTTTGGGGTCGAGCTCACCATCAACAACATCGCCGCGATCTACTTTTTCGACCACTTCGAGCTGACGCTGGCCACTGCGGGCCTTATCGCGGGGCTGTTTGGCCTGATGAACATTTTCGCGCGCACCCTGGGTGGGGTGTTTTCGGATCTGTTCGCCAAACACGGCGGGCTGAAAGGCCGGGTGCGCTGGCTGTTTATAGCGCTGGTGTGCGAGGGCATCGCGCTGATCGCCTTCTCCCAGATGCACGTATTGAGCCTGGCGATCGGCATCATGCTGGTCTTTAGCCTGTTCGTGCAGATGGCCGAAGGCGCCACGTTCGGCGTGGTGCCGTTCATCAATAAAAAGGCGCTGGGCGCGGTGGCGGGTATCGTCGGCGCCGGCGGCAACGTCGGCGCGGTACTGGCGGCGTTTCTGTTTCGAAGCGAAAGCCTGACCTATCAGCAGGGGCTTTTCTATCTGGGCCTGTGCGTGCTGATGCTGGCGGGTAGCGTGCTGGTGGTGCGCTTTAGCGATGCCACGGAAGCCGAGGAGGCCAGGGCCTATCAGGACGCGCTCGGCGAGCAAACCGGCGCAGGGGCGCTGTCGCTGCGCTAG
- a CDS encoding glutathione S-transferase family protein: MGLLVEGEWVDQWYDTKKHGGEFVRESAKLRDWVGKTDDADRASFPAEQDRYHLYVSLACPWAHRALIMRKLKGLEGLVGVSYTSPLMLDHGWTYNEAEGSSGDRVNGVAYHYELYTMTEADYTGRVTVPVLWDKKRSAIVNNESAELVRMFNGAFDTLTGNDLDFYPSDLRDVIDEVNEDVYDNVNNGVYKAGFATEQSVYEKHVKALFDSLDRLEARLERQRYLAGEWLTEADIRLFTTLIRFDAVYHGHFKCNVRRIEDYPNLSNYLRELYQWPGVAETVDLDHIKRHYYYSHESINPTRIVPVGPALDLERAHDRERLSGQGIRRR; this comes from the coding sequence ATGGGACTATTGGTGGAAGGTGAGTGGGTCGACCAGTGGTACGATACTAAAAAACACGGCGGCGAGTTCGTCCGGGAATCGGCCAAGCTGCGCGATTGGGTTGGCAAAACCGACGACGCGGATCGCGCGAGCTTCCCCGCTGAGCAGGATCGTTACCACCTGTATGTATCGCTGGCCTGCCCCTGGGCGCATCGCGCACTGATCATGCGCAAGCTCAAGGGCCTGGAGGGGCTGGTTGGCGTCTCCTATACGAGCCCCTTGATGCTCGATCACGGCTGGACCTACAACGAGGCCGAAGGCTCGAGCGGCGATCGAGTCAACGGCGTAGCCTATCATTATGAGCTCTACACCATGACCGAGGCCGACTACACCGGGCGCGTGACGGTGCCGGTGCTGTGGGACAAAAAGCGCAGTGCCATCGTCAATAACGAGTCGGCGGAGCTTGTACGCATGTTCAACGGTGCCTTCGATACGTTGACCGGCAATGATCTGGATTTCTATCCGAGCGATCTGCGTGACGTCATCGACGAGGTCAACGAGGACGTCTACGACAACGTCAACAACGGCGTCTACAAGGCCGGATTCGCGACCGAGCAGTCGGTGTACGAAAAGCACGTCAAGGCGCTGTTCGATTCGCTCGACCGACTCGAAGCACGCCTCGAGCGTCAGCGTTATTTGGCCGGGGAGTGGCTGACGGAAGCGGATATTCGTCTTTTTACGACGCTGATACGCTTTGATGCGGTTTACCACGGCCACTTCAAGTGCAACGTTCGACGCATCGAGGATTACCCGAACCTCTCGAACTACCTGCGCGAGTTGTACCAGTGGCCGGGCGTGGCTGAAACGGTCGATCTGGATCATATCAAGCGCCACTACTACTACAGCCACGAATCGATCAATCCCACACGTATCGTGCCCGTGGGGCCCGCGCTCGATCTTGAGCGCGCCCACGACCGCGAGCGCCTGAGCGGACAGGGCATTCGTCGCCGCTGA
- a CDS encoding murein L,D-transpeptidase catalytic domain family protein yields the protein MRLGLGIFSRLLILSIPLASTAAHADSSPFYAQMDAVKPAGVSSLNHQLQLLAPEATPRALELAAQALSCADPGAERLAVIDYSLPSTEKRLWVFDLAHNRLLFKELVSHGRGSGDANAEVFSNVPESHQSSIGLFRTMNSYYGRNGYSLRLDGLEANVNDQAFDRAIVIHGASYVSDDFITQTGRLGRSHGCPAVREEVTYPLIDSLKENQYVFAYYPDAQWIENSAFLRCPNGGAGIYQLAASTH from the coding sequence ATGCGGCTCGGATTAGGCATTTTTTCACGTTTACTCATTCTTTCCATTCCGCTTGCAAGCACCGCGGCTCACGCGGACTCCTCCCCTTTCTACGCTCAAATGGACGCGGTAAAACCCGCCGGCGTCTCTTCGCTCAACCATCAGCTTCAGCTGCTCGCCCCGGAGGCCACCCCCAGAGCGCTCGAGCTCGCCGCCCAGGCGCTCTCCTGTGCCGACCCCGGCGCCGAGCGCCTGGCCGTCATCGACTATTCGCTGCCCTCGACCGAAAAACGCCTGTGGGTTTTCGATCTGGCGCACAATCGGCTGCTGTTCAAGGAACTGGTTTCCCACGGGCGCGGCTCGGGTGACGCTAATGCCGAGGTGTTCTCCAACGTCCCGGAGAGCCACCAGTCCAGCATCGGGCTCTTTCGCACCATGAACAGCTACTACGGGCGCAACGGCTACTCGCTGCGCCTGGACGGGCTCGAGGCCAATGTCAACGACCAGGCCTTCGATCGCGCCATCGTCATTCACGGTGCAAGCTATGTCAGCGACGACTTCATCACCCAGACCGGGCGGCTGGGCCGAAGTCACGGCTGCCCGGCGGTGCGCGAAGAGGTCACCTACCCGCTGATCGATAGCCTGAAGGAAAACCAGTACGTCTTCGCCTACTACCCGGACGCGCAGTGGATAGAGAATTCCGCGTTTCTGCGCTGCCCCAACGGCGGGGCCGGCATTTACCAGCTCGCCGCCTCGACGCACTAG
- a CDS encoding L,D-transpeptidase family protein produces the protein MNENASIHHWAMRAVMVAALLPLPHAIHHAYADTSAQPALAQQLNAYANDQPLQQFYQGRENQRVWQDAARVESLAAAIARLDEDGLTPSDYRGAELVDDFKLSQQMGAAAQARFDIKATQALLLALDHLSRGKVDPQTLGSQWSGERPVRTYSMGQVRMALAQGDVEAAFEAARPQSSAYRKLRQTLSEYRALERRGEASAPYLGGREAALRLGDTDDDVVTLRERLALWGENGLVTADDDAYPMIDARVRDDNQRRFDATVESAVKRFQRRHLLEADGVVGERTRHALNTPLSARIDQLRINLERARWLAHLDGDARVWVDVAGYQLHYQRPNGQQWNARVVVGSPQRATPMIHSSISHLTINPTWTIPPTIMREDVLPRVRSNTDYLSARNIQVLSPDGERLNPSSVNWQSPGGVMLRQVAGSSNPLGRLVVRFPNDDMIYLHDTPSKAAFGRADRALSSGCIRVEGISELAQLLLRDSGSQHQVNSLIQRGRSDQNVSLPQRIPVQLHYLTAWPNAEGEIEFRDDIYRHDDAVLAALSRPV, from the coding sequence ATGAACGAGAATGCATCGATCCACCACTGGGCGATGCGCGCCGTCATGGTCGCCGCGCTGTTGCCGCTGCCGCACGCCATCCATCATGCCTACGCCGACACATCGGCTCAACCGGCGCTTGCCCAGCAGTTAAACGCTTACGCCAACGATCAGCCGCTCCAGCAGTTCTATCAGGGCCGGGAGAATCAGCGGGTGTGGCAGGATGCCGCGCGGGTGGAGTCTCTCGCGGCGGCGATAGCACGACTCGACGAAGACGGCCTGACCCCCAGCGACTACCGCGGTGCGGAGCTCGTCGACGATTTCAAGCTGAGCCAGCAAATGGGGGCCGCCGCTCAGGCGCGCTTCGATATCAAGGCCACACAAGCGTTGCTGCTGGCGCTCGATCATCTTTCGCGCGGCAAGGTGGACCCGCAGACGCTGGGATCGCAGTGGAGCGGCGAGCGTCCGGTGCGTACTTACAGCATGGGCCAGGTGCGCATGGCGCTGGCCCAGGGCGATGTGGAGGCGGCGTTCGAAGCGGCGCGACCGCAGTCGAGTGCCTACCGTAAGCTTCGCCAGACCCTGAGTGAGTATCGCGCGCTCGAGCGCCGCGGCGAGGCGAGCGCGCCTTATCTAGGCGGCCGCGAAGCCGCGCTCAGACTTGGCGACACCGACGATGACGTGGTGACGCTGCGCGAGCGGCTCGCCCTCTGGGGTGAAAATGGTCTGGTCACCGCCGATGACGACGCCTACCCGATGATCGATGCCCGAGTGCGCGACGACAACCAGCGCCGTTTCGACGCCACGGTGGAAAGCGCGGTCAAGCGCTTTCAGCGCCGGCACCTGCTCGAGGCGGACGGGGTGGTCGGCGAGCGCACGCGACACGCGCTCAATACGCCGTTATCGGCGCGTATCGATCAGCTGCGCATCAATCTCGAGCGGGCGCGCTGGCTGGCGCATTTGGATGGCGACGCACGCGTATGGGTCGATGTGGCCGGTTACCAGCTCCACTATCAGCGGCCCAACGGCCAGCAGTGGAATGCTCGAGTCGTGGTGGGCTCGCCCCAGCGCGCGACTCCCATGATCCACTCCTCGATCAGTCACCTCACCATCAATCCGACCTGGACGATTCCGCCGACCATCATGCGCGAGGACGTGCTGCCACGAGTCCGTAGCAATACGGACTATCTTTCTGCGCGTAACATTCAGGTGTTGAGCCCCGACGGTGAGCGCCTAAACCCGTCATCGGTCAACTGGCAAAGCCCGGGCGGAGTCATGCTGCGCCAGGTGGCGGGCAGCAGCAATCCGCTGGGGCGCCTGGTCGTGCGCTTTCCCAACGACGACATGATCTATCTGCACGATACGCCTTCGAAAGCGGCGTTTGGGCGCGCCGACCGTGCGCTGAGCTCCGGCTGCATTCGGGTCGAGGGTATCAGCGAGCTGGCGCAGCTGCTGCTTCGCGACAGCGGCAGCCAGCATCAGGTCAATTCACTGATCCAGCGTGGGCGCAGCGACCAGAACGTGAGTTTGCCCCAGCGTATTCCGGTACAGCTTCACTACCTGACGGCCTGGCCCAACGCCGAAGGGGAAATCGAGTTTCGCGACGACATCTACCGCCACGACGATGCGGTTCTCGCAGCGCTCAGCCGCCCGGTATGA